In Eriocheir sinensis breed Jianghai 21 unplaced genomic scaffold, ASM2467909v1 Scaffold103, whole genome shotgun sequence, a genomic segment contains:
- the LOC126989018 gene encoding uncharacterized protein LOC126989018 isoform X16: MRSFTSVCKGVSVEGTLNRELFATLLAFMRSFTSVCTGVCVEGTLNTELFATVLAFMRSFTSVCKGVCVEGTLSTELFATLLAFMRSFTSVCKGVCVEGTLNTELFATLLAFMRSFTSVCKGVCVEGTLSTELFATLLAFMRSFTSVCKGVSDESTLNTELFATVLAFMRSFTSVCKGVCVEGTLSTELFATVLAFMRSFTSVCKGVYVEVTLLPKLFATLLAFMRSFTSVCKGVCVEVTLLAKLFATVLAFMRSFTSVCKGVCVEVTLLAKLFATVLAFMRSFTSVCKGVSVEGTLNPELFATLLAFMRSFTSVCKGVSVEGTLNPELFATLLAFMRSFTSVCKSVSVEGTLNTELFATVLAFMRSFTSVCKGVCVEVTLLAKLFATVLAFMRSFTSVCKGVCVEGTLSTELFATLLAFMRSFTSVCKGVCVEGTLSTELFATVLAFMRSFTSVCKGVCVEGTLSTELFATVLAFMRSSSRVCGCAW; the protein is encoded by the exons atgaggtctttcaccagtgtgtgtaagggtgtgtctgttgagggcactcttaaccgtgaactttttgccacactcttggcattcatgaggtctttcaccagtgtgtgtacgggtgtgtgtgttgagggcactcttaacactgaactttttgccacagtcttggcattcatgaggtctttcaccagtgtgtgtaagggtgtgtgtgttgagggcactcttagcactgaactttttgccacactcttggcattcatgag gtctttcaccagtgtgtgtaagggtgtgtgtgttgagggcactcttaacactgaactttttgccacactcttggcattcatgag gtctttcaccagtgtgtgtaagggtgtgtgtgttgagggcactcttagcactgaactttttgccacactcttggcattcatgag gtctttcaccagtgtgtgtaagggtgtgtctgatGAGAGCACTCTTaacactgaactttttgccacagtcttggcattcatgaggtctttcaccagtgtgtgtaagggtgtgtgtgttgagggcactcttagcactgaactttttgccacagtcttggcattcatgag gtctttcaccagtgtgtgtaagggtgtgtatgttgaggtcactcttctgccaaaactttttgccacactcttggcattcatgaggtctttcaccagtgtgtgtaagggtgtgtgtgttgaggtcactcttctggctaaactttttgccacagtcttggcattcatgaggtctttcaccagtgtgtgtaagggtgtgtgtgttgaggtcactcttctggctaaactttttgccacagtcttggcattcatgaggtctttcaccagtgtgtgtaagggtgtgtctgttgagggcactcttaaccctgaactttttgccacactcttggcattcatgaggtctttcaccagtgtgtgtaagggtgtgtctgttgagggcactcttaaccctgaactttttgccacactcttggcattcatgag gtctttcaccagtgtgtgtaagagtgtgtctgttgagggcactcttaacactgaactttttgccacagtcttggcattcatgaggtctttcaccagtgtgtgtaagggtgtgtgtgttgaggtcactcttctggctaaactttttgccacagtcttggcattcatgaggtctttcaccagtgtgtgtaagggtgtgtgtgttgagggcactcttagcactgaactttttgccacactcttggcattcatgaggtctttcaccagtgtgtgtaagggtgtgtgtgttgagggcactcttagcactgaactttttgccacagtcttggcattcatgaggtctttcaccagtgtgtgtaagggtgtgtgtgttgag ggcactcttagcactgaactttttgccacagtcttggcattcatgaggtcttcctccagagtgtgtgggtgtgcttggtGA
- the LOC126989018 gene encoding uncharacterized protein LOC126989018 isoform X22: MRSFTSVCKGVSVEGTLNRELFATLLAFMRSFTSVCTGVCVEGTLNTELFATVLAFMRSFTSVCKGVCVEGTLSTELFATLLAFMRSFTSVCKGVCVEGTLSTELFATLLAFMRSFTSVCKGVCVEGTLSTELFATVLAFMRSFTSVCKGVYVEVTLLPKLFATLLAFMRSFTSVCKGVCVEVTLLAKLFATVLAFMRSFTSVCKGVCVEVTLLAKLFATVLAFMRSFTSVCKGVSVEGTLNPELFATLLAFMRSFTSVCKGVSVEGTLNPELFATLLAFMRSFTSVCKSVSVEGTLNTELFATVLAFMRSFTSVCKGVCVEVTLLAKLFATVLAFMRSFTSVCKGVCVEGTLSTELFATLLAFMRSFTSVCKGVCVEGTLSTELFATVLAFMRSFTSVCKGVCVEGTLSTELFATVLAFMRSSSRVCGCAW; the protein is encoded by the exons atgaggtctttcaccagtgtgtgtaagggtgtgtctgttgagggcactcttaaccgtgaactttttgccacactcttggcattcatgaggtctttcaccagtgtgtgtacgggtgtgtgtgttgagggcactcttaacactgaactttttgccacagtcttggcattcatgaggtctttcaccagtgtgtgtaagggtgtgtgtgttgagggcactcttagcactgaactttttgccacactcttggcattcatgag gtctttcaccagtgtgtgtaagggtgtgtgtgttgagggcactcttagcactgaactttttgccacactcttggcattcatgag gtctttcaccagtgtgtgtaagggtgtgtgtgttgagggcactcttagcactgaactttttgccacagtcttggcattcatgag gtctttcaccagtgtgtgtaagggtgtgtatgttgaggtcactcttctgccaaaactttttgccacactcttggcattcatgaggtctttcaccagtgtgtgtaagggtgtgtgtgttgaggtcactcttctggctaaactttttgccacagtcttggcattcatgaggtctttcaccagtgtgtgtaagggtgtgtgtgttgaggtcactcttctggctaaactttttgccacagtcttggcattcatgaggtctttcaccagtgtgtgtaagggtgtgtctgttgagggcactcttaaccctgaactttttgccacactcttggcattcatgaggtctttcaccagtgtgtgtaagggtgtgtctgttgagggcactcttaaccctgaactttttgccacactcttggcattcatgag gtctttcaccagtgtgtgtaagagtgtgtctgttgagggcactcttaacactgaactttttgccacagtcttggcattcatgaggtctttcaccagtgtgtgtaagggtgtgtgtgttgaggtcactcttctggctaaactttttgccacagtcttggcattcatgaggtctttcaccagtgtgtgtaagggtgtgtgtgttgagggcactcttagcactgaactttttgccacactcttggcattcatgaggtctttcaccagtgtgtgtaagggtgtgtgtgttgagggcactcttagcactgaactttttgccacagtcttggcattcatgaggtctttcaccagtgtgtgtaagggtgtgtgtgttgag ggcactcttagcactgaactttttgccacagtcttggcattcatgaggtcttcctccagagtgtgtgggtgtgcttggtGA
- the LOC126989018 gene encoding uncharacterized protein LOC126989018 isoform X14, with the protein MRSFTSVCKGVSVEGTLNRELFATLLAFMRSFTSVCTGVCVEGTLNTELFATVLAFMRSFTSVCKGVCVEGTLSTELFATLLAFMRSFTSVCKGVSDESTLNTELFATVLAFMRSFTSVCKGVCVEGTLSTELFATVLAFMRSFTSVCTGVCVEGTLNTELFATLLAFMRSFTSVCKGVCVEGTLSTELFATVLAFMRSFTSVCKGVYVEVTLLPKLFATLLAFMRSFTSVCKGVCVEVTLLAKLFATVLAFMRSFTSVCKGVCVEVTLLAKLFATVLAFMRSFTSVCKGVSVEGTLNPELFATLLAFMRSFTSVCKGVSVEGTLNPELFATLLAFMRSFTSVCKSVSVEGTLNTELFATVLAFMRSFTSVCKGVCVEVTLLAKLFATVLAFMRSFTSVCKGVCVEGTLSTELFATLLAFMRSFTSVCKGVCVEGTLSTELFATVLAFMRSFTSVCKGVCVEGTLSTELFATVLAFMRSSSRVCGCAW; encoded by the exons atgaggtctttcaccagtgtgtgtaagggtgtgtctgttgagggcactcttaaccgtgaactttttgccacactcttggcattcatgaggtctttcaccagtgtgtgtacgggtgtgtgtgttgagggcactcttaacactgaactttttgccacagtcttggcattcatgaggtctttcaccagtgtgtgtaagggtgtgtgtgttgagggcactcttagcactgaactttttgccacactcttggcattcatgag gtctttcaccagtgtgtgtaagggtgtgtctgatGAGAGCACTCTTaacactgaactttttgccacagtcttggcattcatgaggtctttcaccagtgtgtgtaagggtgtgtgtgttgagggcactcttagcactgaactttttgccacagtcttggcattcatgag gtctttcaccagtgtgtgtacgggtgtgtgtgttgagggcactcttaacactgaactttttgccacactcttggcattcatgag gtctttcaccagtgtgtgtaagggtgtgtgtgttgagggcactcttagcactgaactttttgccacagtcttggcattcatgag gtctttcaccagtgtgtgtaagggtgtgtatgttgaggtcactcttctgccaaaactttttgccacactcttggcattcatgaggtctttcaccagtgtgtgtaagggtgtgtgtgttgaggtcactcttctggctaaactttttgccacagtcttggcattcatgaggtctttcaccagtgtgtgtaagggtgtgtgtgttgaggtcactcttctggctaaactttttgccacagtcttggcattcatgaggtctttcaccagtgtgtgtaagggtgtgtctgttgagggcactcttaaccctgaactttttgccacactcttggcattcatgaggtctttcaccagtgtgtgtaagggtgtgtctgttgagggcactcttaaccctgaactttttgccacactcttggcattcatgag gtctttcaccagtgtgtgtaagagtgtgtctgttgagggcactcttaacactgaactttttgccacagtcttggcattcatgaggtctttcaccagtgtgtgtaagggtgtgtgtgttgaggtcactcttctggctaaactttttgccacagtcttggcattcatgaggtctttcaccagtgtgtgtaagggtgtgtgtgttgagggcactcttagcactgaactttttgccacactcttggcattcatgaggtctttcaccagtgtgtgtaagggtgtgtgtgttgagggcactcttagcactgaactttttgccacagtcttggcattcatgaggtctttcaccagtgtgtgtaagggtgtgtgtgttgag ggcactcttagcactgaactttttgccacagtcttggcattcatgaggtcttcctccagagtgtgtgggtgtgcttggtGA
- the LOC126989018 gene encoding uncharacterized protein LOC126989018 isoform X9 — translation MRSFTSVCKGVSVEGTLNRELFATLLAFMRSFTSVCTGVCVEGTLNTELFATVLAFMRSFTSVCKGVCVEGTLSTELFATLLAFMRSFTSVCKGVSDESTLNTELFATVLAFMRSFTSVCKGVCVEGTLSTELFATVLAFMRSFTSVCKGVCVEGTLNTELFATLLAFMRSFTSVCTGVCVEGTLNTELFATLLAFMRSFTSVCKGVCVEGTLSTELFATVLAFMRSFTSVCKGVYVEVTLLPKLFATLLAFMRSFTSVCKGVCVEVTLLAKLFATVLAFMRSFTSVCKGVCVEVTLLAKLFATVLAFMRSFTSVCKGVSVEGTLNPELFATLLAFMRSFTSVCKGVSVEGTLNPELFATLLAFMRSFTSVCKSVSVEGTLNTELFATVLAFMRSFTSVCKGVCVEVTLLAKLFATVLAFMRSFTSVCKGVCVEGTLSTELFATLLAFMRSFTSVCKGVCVEGTLSTELFATVLAFMRSFTSVCKGVCVEGTLSTELFATVLAFMRSSSRVCGCAW, via the exons atgaggtctttcaccagtgtgtgtaagggtgtgtctgttgagggcactcttaaccgtgaactttttgccacactcttggcattcatgaggtctttcaccagtgtgtgtacgggtgtgtgtgttgagggcactcttaacactgaactttttgccacagtcttggcattcatgaggtctttcaccagtgtgtgtaagggtgtgtgtgttgagggcactcttagcactgaactttttgccacactcttggcattcatgag gtctttcaccagtgtgtgtaagggtgtgtctgatGAGAGCACTCTTaacactgaactttttgccacagtcttggcattcatgaggtctttcaccagtgtgtgtaagggtgtgtgtgttgagggcactcttagcactgaactttttgccacagtcttggcattcatgag gtctttcaccagtgtgtgtaagggtgtgtgtgttgagggcactcttaacactgaactttttgccacactcttggcattcatgag gtctttcaccagtgtgtgtacgggtgtgtgtgttgagggcactcttaacactgaactttttgccacactcttggcattcatgag gtctttcaccagtgtgtgtaagggtgtgtgtgttgagggcactcttagcactgaactttttgccacagtcttggcattcatgag gtctttcaccagtgtgtgtaagggtgtgtatgttgaggtcactcttctgccaaaactttttgccacactcttggcattcatgaggtctttcaccagtgtgtgtaagggtgtgtgtgttgaggtcactcttctggctaaactttttgccacagtcttggcattcatgaggtctttcaccagtgtgtgtaagggtgtgtgtgttgaggtcactcttctggctaaactttttgccacagtcttggcattcatgaggtctttcaccagtgtgtgtaagggtgtgtctgttgagggcactcttaaccctgaactttttgccacactcttggcattcatgaggtctttcaccagtgtgtgtaagggtgtgtctgttgagggcactcttaaccctgaactttttgccacactcttggcattcatgag gtctttcaccagtgtgtgtaagagtgtgtctgttgagggcactcttaacactgaactttttgccacagtcttggcattcatgaggtctttcaccagtgtgtgtaagggtgtgtgtgttgaggtcactcttctggctaaactttttgccacagtcttggcattcatgaggtctttcaccagtgtgtgtaagggtgtgtgtgttgagggcactcttagcactgaactttttgccacactcttggcattcatgaggtctttcaccagtgtgtgtaagggtgtgtgtgttgagggcactcttagcactgaactttttgccacagtcttggcattcatgaggtctttcaccagtgtgtgtaagggtgtgtgtgttgag ggcactcttagcactgaactttttgccacagtcttggcattcatgaggtcttcctccagagtgtgtgggtgtgcttggtGA
- the LOC126989018 gene encoding uncharacterized protein LOC126989018 isoform X35, which produces MRSFTSVCKGVSVEGTLNRELFATLLAFMRSFTSVCTGVCVEGTLNTELFATVLAFMRSFTSVCKGVCVEGTLSTELFATLLAFMRSFTSVCKGVCVEGTLSTELFATVLAFMRSFTSVCKGVCVEVTLLAKLFATVLAFMRSFTSVCKGVCVEVTLLAKLFATVLAFMRSFTSVCKGVSVEGTLNPELFATLLAFMRSFTSVCKGVSVEGTLNPELFATLLAFMRSFTSVCKSVSVEGTLNTELFATVLAFMRSFTSVCKGVCVEVTLLAKLFATVLAFMRSFTSVCKGVCVEGTLSTELFATLLAFMRSFTSVCKGVCVEGTLSTELFATVLAFMRSFTSVCKGVCVEGTLSTELFATVLAFMRSSSRVCGCAW; this is translated from the exons atgaggtctttcaccagtgtgtgtaagggtgtgtctgttgagggcactcttaaccgtgaactttttgccacactcttggcattcatgaggtctttcaccagtgtgtgtacgggtgtgtgtgttgagggcactcttaacactgaactttttgccacagtcttggcattcatgaggtctttcaccagtgtgtgtaagggtgtgtgtgttgagggcactcttagcactgaactttttgccacactcttggcattcatgag gtctttcaccagtgtgtgtaagggtgtgtgtgttgagggcactcttagcactgaactttttgccacagtcttggcattcatgag gtctttcaccagtgtgtgtaagggtgtgtgtgttgaggtcactcttctggctaaactttttgccacagtcttggcattcatgaggtctttcaccagtgtgtgtaagggtgtgtgtgttgaggtcactcttctggctaaactttttgccacagtcttggcattcatgaggtctttcaccagtgtgtgtaagggtgtgtctgttgagggcactcttaaccctgaactttttgccacactcttggcattcatgaggtctttcaccagtgtgtgtaagggtgtgtctgttgagggcactcttaaccctgaactttttgccacactcttggcattcatgag gtctttcaccagtgtgtgtaagagtgtgtctgttgagggcactcttaacactgaactttttgccacagtcttggcattcatgaggtctttcaccagtgtgtgtaagggtgtgtgtgttgaggtcactcttctggctaaactttttgccacagtcttggcattcatgaggtctttcaccagtgtgtgtaagggtgtgtgtgttgagggcactcttagcactgaactttttgccacactcttggcattcatgaggtctttcaccagtgtgtgtaagggtgtgtgtgttgagggcactcttagcactgaactttttgccacagtcttggcattcatgaggtctttcaccagtgtgtgtaagggtgtgtgtgttgag ggcactcttagcactgaactttttgccacagtcttggcattcatgaggtcttcctccagagtgtgtgggtgtgcttggtGA
- the LOC126989018 gene encoding uncharacterized protein LOC126989018 isoform X30 codes for MRSFTSVCTGVCVEGTLNTELFATLLAFMRSFTSVCKGVCVEGTLSTELFATVLAFMRSFTSVCKGVYVEVTLLPKLFATLLAFMRSFTSVCKGVCVEVTLLAKLFATVLAFMRSFTSVCKGVCVEVTLLAKLFATVLAFMRSFTSVCKGVSVEGTLNPELFATLLAFMRSFTSVCKGVSVEGTLNPELFATLLAFMRSFTSVCKSVSVEGTLNTELFATVLAFMRSFTSVCKGVCVEVTLLAKLFATVLAFMRSFTSVCKGVCVEGTLSTELFATLLAFMRSFTSVCKGVCVEGTLSTELFATVLAFMRSFTSVCKGVCVEGTLSTELFATVLAFMRSSSRVCGCAW; via the exons atgag gtctttcaccagtgtgtgtacgggtgtgtgtgttgagggcactcttaacactgaactttttgccacactcttggcattcatgag gtctttcaccagtgtgtgtaagggtgtgtgtgttgagggcactcttagcactgaactttttgccacagtcttggcattcatgag gtctttcaccagtgtgtgtaagggtgtgtatgttgaggtcactcttctgccaaaactttttgccacactcttggcattcatgaggtctttcaccagtgtgtgtaagggtgtgtgtgttgaggtcactcttctggctaaactttttgccacagtcttggcattcatgaggtctttcaccagtgtgtgtaagggtgtgtgtgttgaggtcactcttctggctaaactttttgccacagtcttggcattcatgaggtctttcaccagtgtgtgtaagggtgtgtctgttgagggcactcttaaccctgaactttttgccacactcttggcattcatgaggtctttcaccagtgtgtgtaagggtgtgtctgttgagggcactcttaaccctgaactttttgccacactcttggcattcatgag gtctttcaccagtgtgtgtaagagtgtgtctgttgagggcactcttaacactgaactttttgccacagtcttggcattcatgaggtctttcaccagtgtgtgtaagggtgtgtgtgttgaggtcactcttctggctaaactttttgccacagtcttggcattcatgaggtctttcaccagtgtgtgtaagggtgtgtgtgttgagggcactcttagcactgaactttttgccacactcttggcattcatgaggtctttcaccagtgtgtgtaagggtgtgtgtgttgagggcactcttagcactgaactttttgccacagtcttggcattcatgaggtctttcaccagtgtgtgtaagggtgtgtgtgttgag ggcactcttagcactgaactttttgccacagtcttggcattcatgaggtcttcctccagagtgtgtgggtgtgcttggtGA
- the LOC126989018 gene encoding uncharacterized protein LOC126989018 isoform X29 yields MRSFTSVCKGVSVEGTLNRELFATLLAFMRSFTSVCTGVCVEGTLNTELFATVLAFMRSFTSVCKGVCVEGTLSTELFATVLAFMRSFTSVCKGVCVEGTLSTELFATVLAFMRSFTSVCKGVYVEVTLLPKLFATLLAFMRSFTSVCKGVCVEVTLLAKLFATVLAFMRSFTSVCKGVCVEVTLLAKLFATVLAFMRSFTSVCKGVSVEGTLNPELFATLLAFMRSFTSVCKGVSVEGTLNPELFATLLAFMRSFTSVCKSVSVEGTLNTELFATVLAFMRSFTSVCKGVCVEVTLLAKLFATVLAFMRSFTSVCKGVCVEGTLSTELFATLLAFMRSFTSVCKGVCVEGTLSTELFATVLAFMRSFTSVCKGVCVEGTLSTELFATVLAFMRSSSRVCGCAW; encoded by the exons atgaggtctttcaccagtgtgtgtaagggtgtgtctgttgagggcactcttaaccgtgaactttttgccacactcttggcattcatgaggtctttcaccagtgtgtgtacgggtgtgtgtgttgagggcactcttaacactgaactttttgccacagtcttggcattcatgag gtctttcaccagtgtgtgtaagggtgtgtgtgttgagggcactcttagcactgaactttttgccacagtcttggcattcatgag gtctttcaccagtgtgtgtaagggtgtgtgtgttgagggcactcttagcactgaactttttgccacagtcttggcattcatgag gtctttcaccagtgtgtgtaagggtgtgtatgttgaggtcactcttctgccaaaactttttgccacactcttggcattcatgaggtctttcaccagtgtgtgtaagggtgtgtgtgttgaggtcactcttctggctaaactttttgccacagtcttggcattcatgaggtctttcaccagtgtgtgtaagggtgtgtgtgttgaggtcactcttctggctaaactttttgccacagtcttggcattcatgaggtctttcaccagtgtgtgtaagggtgtgtctgttgagggcactcttaaccctgaactttttgccacactcttggcattcatgaggtctttcaccagtgtgtgtaagggtgtgtctgttgagggcactcttaaccctgaactttttgccacactcttggcattcatgag gtctttcaccagtgtgtgtaagagtgtgtctgttgagggcactcttaacactgaactttttgccacagtcttggcattcatgaggtctttcaccagtgtgtgtaagggtgtgtgtgttgaggtcactcttctggctaaactttttgccacagtcttggcattcatgaggtctttcaccagtgtgtgtaagggtgtgtgtgttgagggcactcttagcactgaactttttgccacactcttggcattcatgaggtctttcaccagtgtgtgtaagggtgtgtgtgttgagggcactcttagcactgaactttttgccacagtcttggcattcatgaggtctttcaccagtgtgtgtaagggtgtgtgtgttgag ggcactcttagcactgaactttttgccacagtcttggcattcatgaggtcttcctccagagtgtgtgggtgtgcttggtGA
- the LOC126989018 gene encoding uncharacterized protein LOC126989018 isoform X36, which produces MRSFTSVCKGVSVEGTLNRELFATLLAFMRSFTSVCTGVCVEGTLNTELFATVLAFMRSFTSVCKGVCVEGTLSTELFATLLAFMRSFTSVCKGVCVEGTLSTELFATLLAFMRSFTSVCKGVCVEVTLLAKLFATVLAFMRSFTSVCKGVCVEVTLLAKLFATVLAFMRSFTSVCKGVSVEGTLNPELFATLLAFMRSFTSVCKGVSVEGTLNPELFATLLAFMRSFTSVCKSVSVEGTLNTELFATVLAFMRSFTSVCKGVCVEVTLLAKLFATVLAFMRSFTSVCKGVCVEGTLSTELFATLLAFMRSFTSVCKGVCVEGTLSTELFATVLAFMRSFTSVCKGVCVEGTLSTELFATVLAFMRSSSRVCGCAW; this is translated from the exons atgaggtctttcaccagtgtgtgtaagggtgtgtctgttgagggcactcttaaccgtgaactttttgccacactcttggcattcatgaggtctttcaccagtgtgtgtacgggtgtgtgtgttgagggcactcttaacactgaactttttgccacagtcttggcattcatgaggtctttcaccagtgtgtgtaagggtgtgtgtgttgagggcactcttagcactgaactttttgccacactcttggcattcatgag gtctttcaccagtgtgtgtaagggtgtgtgtgttgagggcactcttagcactgaactttttgccacactcttggcattcatgag gtctttcaccagtgtgtgtaagggtgtgtgtgttgaggtcactcttctggctaaactttttgccacagtcttggcattcatgaggtctttcaccagtgtgtgtaagggtgtgtgtgttgaggtcactcttctggctaaactttttgccacagtcttggcattcatgaggtctttcaccagtgtgtgtaagggtgtgtctgttgagggcactcttaaccctgaactttttgccacactcttggcattcatgaggtctttcaccagtgtgtgtaagggtgtgtctgttgagggcactcttaaccctgaactttttgccacactcttggcattcatgag gtctttcaccagtgtgtgtaagagtgtgtctgttgagggcactcttaacactgaactttttgccacagtcttggcattcatgaggtctttcaccagtgtgtgtaagggtgtgtgtgttgaggtcactcttctggctaaactttttgccacagtcttggcattcatgaggtctttcaccagtgtgtgtaagggtgtgtgtgttgagggcactcttagcactgaactttttgccacactcttggcattcatgaggtctttcaccagtgtgtgtaagggtgtgtgtgttgagggcactcttagcactgaactttttgccacagtcttggcattcatgaggtctttcaccagtgtgtgtaagggtgtgtgtgttgag ggcactcttagcactgaactttttgccacagtcttggcattcatgaggtcttcctccagagtgtgtgggtgtgcttggtGA